A window of the Gemmatimonadota bacterium genome harbors these coding sequences:
- a CDS encoding TolC family protein, with the protein MKTRHAIGCAVLIAAGLFTRGEAAFGQSSGAAATAGGPYTLEQCIQIAMRNNPRIEIARKQVEVRQAAVLGSYTGVMPQLTANLMNANRTTSGDSQLFLEGELIRESPGSTRTNYGNNVFLRMNLYNGGQNWNAIRRDRQLVDNEKLGQVSTENQITVDVKTGYYGLLRAQRLKEVQEENVRLNEEQLRRTQSMYEIGSVARVEVLQTTAQLGAARITLHNREKDVLQARAALANVMGIGSGDVFEIIDPLEGGALDTTVSMALTDALRMADLTNPAIQRDEGGIRSAMIGTKLARGGLWPTISGSVGYSRSGVRFQDVYGTYDKNWRLSFNLNLSMPILNGTQTYAEISQAQAQQLIAEETLRQTRRTTSLTIRNALLDLETAREVITLSNDNIVASEESLRLAEERYRVGSGTLLEVFTAQEALVRAKSDLAGAQYDYLIAQATLDGALGK; encoded by the coding sequence ATGAAGACGCGACATGCCATCGGCTGCGCCGTCCTGATCGCGGCCGGCCTGTTCACCCGGGGAGAAGCGGCGTTCGGGCAGTCCTCCGGGGCCGCCGCGACCGCGGGCGGTCCGTACACGCTGGAGCAGTGTATTCAGATAGCAATGCGGAACAATCCCCGGATCGAGATCGCCCGGAAACAGGTGGAAGTCCGACAAGCGGCCGTTCTGGGTTCTTATACGGGTGTCATGCCACAGTTGACCGCCAACCTGATGAACGCGAATCGGACGACTTCAGGCGATTCCCAACTCTTCCTCGAGGGCGAGTTGATCCGGGAGTCGCCGGGCAGCACCCGGACGAATTACGGCAACAACGTCTTCCTGCGCATGAATCTGTACAATGGCGGCCAGAACTGGAACGCGATCCGGCGTGACCGGCAGCTAGTAGACAACGAGAAACTGGGGCAGGTCAGTACCGAAAACCAGATCACCGTTGACGTGAAGACCGGTTACTACGGCTTGCTGCGAGCCCAGCGGCTCAAGGAAGTGCAAGAAGAAAACGTCCGCCTTAACGAGGAACAACTTCGGCGGACCCAGAGTATGTACGAGATCGGTTCCGTGGCCCGCGTGGAGGTGCTTCAGACCACGGCTCAACTTGGCGCGGCGCGGATCACTTTGCATAACCGCGAGAAGGACGTACTGCAGGCCCGGGCCGCGCTGGCCAACGTCATGGGTATCGGTTCCGGCGATGTATTCGAGATCATAGATCCTTTGGAAGGCGGTGCGCTCGATACGACGGTGTCCATGGCCTTAACGGATGCGCTTCGGATGGCCGATCTGACCAATCCCGCCATCCAGCGGGACGAGGGCGGCATCCGTTCCGCGATGATCGGAACCAAGTTGGCTCGGGGCGGACTCTGGCCGACGATATCGGGCTCAGTAGGTTACAGCCGGTCGGGCGTGCGTTTCCAGGACGTCTACGGCACCTATGACAAAAACTGGCGCCTGTCCTTTAATCTGAATCTCAGCATGCCGATCCTGAACGGCACGCAGACCTATGCCGAGATCTCGCAGGCGCAGGCGCAGCAGTTGATCGCGGAGGAAACGCTGCGCCAGACGCGGAGGACGACCTCGCTGACCATCCGAAACGCCTTGCTCGACCTGGAAACGGCCCGGGAAGTCATCACGCTCAGTAACGACAACATCGTGGCCTCGGAGGAGAGTCTCCGGCTGGCGGAAGAACGGTACCGGGTAGGTTCCGGCACGCTGCTGGAAGTGTTTACGGCACAGGAAGCCCTGGTCCGGGCGAAATCCGATCTGGCCGGCGCGCAGTATGATTACCTGATCGCCCAGGCGACGCTGGACGGCGCCCTGGGTAAGTAA
- a CDS encoding zf-HC2 domain-containing protein, whose amino-acid sequence MNCNEIKKRLTRYLERMCGNEEVAEIARHIESCPDCARELRGLQSVRGMLRCCRPKKPEAVAVAEVQTAVLERTTHAHMVPGMKGRDAPAREQPGRFIAAAAVLLLVAGGLIWQSIQPVEPPSVQRTLSEDDMFFILQEHALIEDQSVFTSGTLGSVMVNYKE is encoded by the coding sequence ATGAACTGCAACGAGATAAAGAAGCGGCTTACCCGATACCTGGAGCGCATGTGCGGCAACGAGGAAGTCGCCGAGATTGCGCGCCATATCGAATCCTGCCCCGATTGCGCACGGGAACTGCGCGGATTGCAGTCCGTCCGCGGCATGTTGCGCTGCTGCCGACCGAAGAAACCCGAGGCGGTCGCGGTGGCGGAAGTCCAGACCGCGGTGCTCGAGCGCACGACGCATGCCCATATGGTGCCGGGCATGAAGGGAAGGGACGCGCCGGCTCGCGAGCAGCCCGGCCGGTTCATCGCGGCGGCGGCCGTGCTGTTGCTGGTGGCGGGAGGGCTTATCTGGCAGTCGATCCAGCCGGTCGAGCCCCCGTCCGTCCAGCGCACGCTTTCGGAAGACGATATGTTCTTCATCCTGCAGGAACACGCCCTTATCGAGGACCAGAGCGTGTTTACCAGCGGTACCCTGGGTTCCGTCATGGTCAACTACAAGGAATAG
- a CDS encoding sigma-70 family RNA polymerase sigma factor, with translation MKGTGQAELLKITNPNMYTGLNNGQERVRIGRVFNWMNTVKNVHSVEGRTKPAARGAGEDRREEERRLMERTKAGDGPAFDEMTRRYSEKAYSVAYQMLASHDDARDLVQDAFLEVFRTRERFNTQYRFSTWLYRILINKCINFRKREARRRMFSFTDYGSRNGGAGQQFLVSNLPSSEKNPHEVLESDELKRSIMAALDTLSERHRTVVVLFDLEGLSHRQIAEILQCPEGTVMSRLHHGRLKLKRVLSKRLAGYLDL, from the coding sequence ATGAAGGGTACTGGTCAGGCTGAATTGTTGAAGATAACGAACCCAAATATGTATACGGGTTTAAATAATGGCCAGGAAAGGGTAAGGATCGGGAGGGTCTTTAACTGGATGAACACCGTCAAGAACGTGCATTCGGTCGAAGGACGGACAAAACCGGCTGCGCGCGGCGCAGGCGAAGACCGGCGCGAGGAAGAACGCAGGTTGATGGAACGGACCAAAGCGGGTGACGGCCCGGCCTTCGACGAAATGACGAGGCGCTACAGCGAGAAGGCCTATTCCGTGGCATACCAGATGCTTGCGAGTCACGATGACGCGCGCGACCTCGTCCAGGACGCGTTCCTCGAAGTATTCAGGACGCGGGAGCGGTTCAATACGCAGTACAGGTTTTCGACCTGGCTGTACCGCATATTGATCAACAAGTGCATCAACTTCCGCAAGCGGGAAGCCCGACGCCGCATGTTCTCCTTTACGGATTACGGCTCGCGGAACGGCGGCGCCGGCCAACAGTTTCTGGTTTCCAATCTGCCCTCTTCCGAGAAGAACCCGCACGAGGTGCTGGAAAGCGATGAATTGAAGCGGTCTATCATGGCCGCGCTGGATACCCTGTCGGAACGGCACAGGACCGTTGTCGTGCTGTTCGACCTGGAAGGCCTCTCGCACAGGCAGATCGCGGAAATTCTCCAGTGTCCCGAGGGTACGGTGATGTCCCGGCTGCATCACGGACGGCTCAAGTTGAAGCGCGTGCTGTCCAAGCGACTGGCCGGATACCTTGATCTATAG
- a CDS encoding tetratricopeptide repeat protein: MPSLGGRRSAGTGTMEAGTSEAGTSEPLAASPWRDRSIMNRDSLVKEVASDLQVSRHKVRVVLNGFLSEVTEAMHRDERVNLHRFGAFNVKVRKARTARDLNTNVELRLNDRHIPHFMPFDTLKDMVAQQSPVSEEQTGPVAVDPVKQQVEETPKDRSDDLSAMMNRAEVLANKGKIEQAIQQYKRILERQPGHATATGSLGRMFFRLGAQETALEHYNRALGNDPGHLDTLVDRAELFVEMGQYEDARTDLLRVLEYDPYFYRACYMLGVLYITIGTYDAAIRVLSRALDVDRTKAEVHLQLGKAYCHVEKHTEAIEHFEALLRHDPNNEQAYRYLGTIYDKSKQADKALEMYRKSNEIGPV; encoded by the coding sequence ATGCCGTCGTTGGGCGGCCGACGATCCGCGGGAACGGGCACTATGGAAGCGGGCACTTCGGAAGCGGGCACTTCGGAACCTCTCGCGGCTTCGCCCTGGCGTGATCGGAGTATCATGAACAGAGATTCGCTTGTAAAAGAAGTGGCATCCGATCTACAGGTATCCAGGCACAAGGTAAGAGTCGTGCTGAACGGATTCCTGTCGGAGGTTACCGAGGCAATGCACCGGGACGAACGGGTGAATCTGCACCGTTTCGGCGCCTTCAACGTGAAAGTCAGGAAAGCACGCACGGCCCGCGACCTGAATACCAACGTGGAATTGCGCCTGAACGACCGCCACATCCCTCACTTCATGCCCTTCGATACGTTAAAGGACATGGTCGCGCAGCAGTCTCCCGTTTCCGAGGAACAAACCGGGCCGGTGGCCGTCGACCCGGTGAAACAACAGGTCGAAGAGACGCCCAAAGATCGATCCGACGATTTATCGGCCATGATGAACAGGGCTGAAGTCCTTGCGAACAAAGGCAAAATCGAACAGGCGATCCAGCAGTACAAGCGTATACTCGAACGGCAACCTGGACATGCCACCGCGACGGGCAGCCTGGGCAGGATGTTCTTTCGCCTCGGCGCCCAGGAAACCGCTCTCGAACACTACAACCGCGCGCTGGGAAACGATCCCGGCCACCTGGACACGCTGGTAGACCGGGCGGAGCTGTTCGTGGAGATGGGACAATACGAAGATGCCAGGACCGACCTGCTTCGCGTCCTGGAATACGACCCGTATTTCTACCGGGCCTGCTATATGCTCGGTGTGCTCTACATCACCATAGGTACCTACGACGCTGCGATCAGGGTGCTTTCCCGCGCGCTGGACGTGGACCGGACGAAAGCGGAAGTGCACCTGCAACTAGGCAAGGCTTACTGTCACGTGGAGAAGCACACGGAAGCGATCGAGCACTTCGAAGCCCTGCTTCGCCATGACCCGAACAACGAGCAGGCGTATCGGTATCTCGGCACGATCTACGACAAAAGCAAACAGGCCGACAAGGCGCTCGAGATGTATCGGAAATCCAACGAAATCGGCCCGGTCTGA
- a CDS encoding TonB-dependent receptor, producing MLPGAWLIRLPGISESTNLVQVRSASMKCFAVLFSLLVIPASAQAATISGFVTDRSSGEYLLAANVFLSGTSLGALTNDNGFYAITGIPGGSYELVVSYIGYETYRDTLSLGPEAFLQRDVELVPTVLIGDEAVVEAERYRDERLAQPGFVALQAAVLKELPAIGETDLLRSLQLLPGIQASSDISSGLYIRGGGPDQTQILLDQIPLYNPSHAFGFFSIFNPEAIKDMRLHKSAYPANYGGNLGAVLDVTNRDGNRNKLGGSGGISLISMRTMIEGPLASGSFMVSGRRTYLEPVLAYIRSRVEDIPGYYFYDVNAKINQNLSYSDNLVLSGYFGRDDLNLETSENDLFNVRWGNSAVTGKWTHLFSPTLFGNFMVSGSDYTSRLSANFDGTEILFRNSIRDISVKGDLDYVADGAHALKGGFRASAYRFSFIRSFNQDVQLDLRQQPYVISVYAQDQWQARASTSVRLGLRANYYSERETIDLEPRLSISHRLSEGLRLKAGGGRYHQYLQLITTEGFSGGDFWVPLDGSVSPGQAWHYVIGASWDPAPRYRLSLESYYQRLGNLVVVDNTRAVGGDETRSEDVFITGGKGYATGVEAFVERMSGRLTGWIGYTLGWTRRQFPEVNQGKWYPPKYDRRHDLVVSANYRTGRWSFGGNVIFATGQAFTPASARYELRETARTGIREDYFLPADRNTSRLLPYHRMDLSVKQDFRLFDRDFQWYLQVFNAYNHRNEWFVQYDTEDEEVTTAEVVKMLPIVPTIGLNYNF from the coding sequence ATGCTTCCCGGGGCATGGCTAATCCGGTTACCTGGAATATCCGAATCGACGAACCTGGTGCAGGTCCGATCGGCATCTATGAAGTGCTTTGCTGTACTGTTTTCCCTGCTGGTGATCCCCGCCTCGGCGCAAGCCGCCACGATCAGCGGTTTCGTCACGGACCGCAGCAGCGGCGAGTACCTGCTTGCCGCCAACGTGTTCCTGAGCGGCACATCCCTCGGCGCTCTGACCAACGATAACGGCTTCTACGCGATTACCGGGATTCCCGGGGGTTCCTACGAACTCGTCGTGTCCTACATCGGATACGAAACGTACCGGGACACGCTGAGTCTCGGTCCCGAAGCCTTTCTCCAGCGGGACGTGGAACTCGTACCGACCGTTCTGATCGGCGACGAAGCCGTCGTAGAGGCGGAAAGATACCGGGACGAACGGCTGGCGCAGCCCGGGTTCGTCGCCCTGCAGGCCGCGGTGCTGAAGGAGTTGCCCGCCATCGGCGAAACCGATCTGTTGCGCAGCCTTCAGCTCCTCCCGGGCATCCAGGCCTCATCGGACATCAGCAGCGGCCTGTACATACGGGGAGGCGGCCCCGACCAGACCCAGATCCTGCTCGACCAGATCCCCCTCTATAACCCTTCGCACGCATTCGGTTTCTTTTCCATCTTCAACCCGGAAGCCATCAAGGACATGCGCCTGCACAAGAGCGCCTATCCCGCCAATTACGGCGGCAATCTCGGCGCGGTCCTCGACGTGACCAACCGCGACGGCAACCGAAACAAACTCGGCGGTTCGGGCGGGATCAGCCTCATCTCGATGCGCACCATGATCGAAGGCCCCCTTGCGAGCGGCTCGTTCATGGTCTCGGGACGGCGAACGTACCTGGAACCGGTCCTGGCCTATATCCGGTCGCGCGTGGAGGATATCCCTGGATACTATTTCTATGATGTAAACGCGAAAATCAACCAGAATCTATCCTACTCCGACAATCTGGTCCTGAGCGGATACTTCGGCCGGGACGATCTCAACCTCGAAACCAGCGAGAACGATCTCTTCAACGTTCGCTGGGGCAACTCGGCGGTCACCGGCAAATGGACGCACCTGTTCTCGCCGACGCTCTTCGGGAATTTCATGGTATCCGGCAGTGACTACACGAGCCGGCTTTCGGCGAATTTCGACGGCACGGAGATCCTGTTCAGGAACAGCATTCGAGACATCAGCGTCAAGGGCGACCTGGACTATGTCGCCGATGGGGCGCACGCGTTGAAGGGAGGCTTCCGCGCTTCGGCATACCGGTTCAGTTTCATCAGAAGCTTCAACCAGGATGTCCAGCTCGACCTCCGGCAGCAGCCCTATGTGATCTCGGTATATGCCCAGGATCAGTGGCAGGCCCGGGCTTCCACCTCGGTACGCCTCGGGTTGCGCGCAAACTATTACAGTGAACGCGAAACGATCGACCTGGAACCTCGCCTGTCCATCAGCCACCGGCTTTCCGAAGGACTGCGCCTAAAGGCCGGCGGCGGGCGGTACCACCAGTATCTGCAGCTCATCACGACGGAGGGCTTCAGCGGCGGTGATTTCTGGGTGCCGCTCGACGGGAGCGTGTCCCCCGGACAGGCGTGGCACTACGTTATCGGGGCAAGCTGGGATCCTGCGCCGAGATACCGGCTCTCGCTCGAGTCCTACTATCAGCGGCTGGGCAACCTGGTGGTCGTGGACAACACGCGGGCGGTGGGCGGCGACGAAACCCGGTCGGAGGATGTGTTCATCACCGGTGGAAAAGGCTATGCCACGGGCGTGGAGGCGTTCGTGGAGCGCATGTCGGGCAGGTTGACCGGATGGATCGGCTACACGCTCGGGTGGACGCGAAGGCAATTCCCGGAAGTGAACCAGGGCAAATGGTATCCTCCGAAATACGACCGCCGCCACGATCTTGTGGTCTCGGCCAACTACCGGACCGGCCGCTGGTCATTCGGCGGTAATGTGATCTTCGCTACCGGCCAGGCCTTCACACCCGCCTCCGCCCGTTACGAATTGCGGGAAACGGCCCGGACCGGCATACGGGAGGACTACTTCCTGCCCGCGGACCGCAACACCTCGCGGCTGCTGCCGTACCACAGAATGGACCTGAGCGTCAAGCAGGATTTCCGCCTGTTCGACCGGGACTTTCAGTGGTATCTGCAGGTGTTCAACGCGTACAACCATCGCAACGAGTGGTTTGTCCAGTATGATACGGAAGACGAAGAGGTGACTACCGCTGAAGTCGTGAAGATGCTGCCCATCGTGCCCACCATCGGGCTGAACTACAACTTCTGA
- a CDS encoding DUF4249 family protein has product MSKTTRPPRSITPVLMAVLLAGIAAHPGCSAERDPATLFGPAERETIVVDAVLYVDRMLPEIIVTRTRTADAVATGDATSVNDAEVTVIQGLAEYRYASVGHRGRYLPPPGAPRVLPNTEYRLRVRALGGEVRGVTSTPDPLVIDEIAVLEEPSMEVIRRLDPDSAEENRITYREGLIEVRFDPLDVEAYQVIVLEPGFEDGGSPPLEARDGRLLLPWFAIGSSGEHKVEVYALDRNLFDFLRSVEASGQNAFGFGSLAGDTFERPVFNLDGGIGVFGSASLDSFGFFVIPES; this is encoded by the coding sequence ATGAGTAAAACGACCAGGCCGCCCCGCAGCATTACGCCGGTTCTGATGGCCGTCCTGCTCGCCGGTATCGCCGCCCATCCGGGTTGTTCGGCGGAGCGGGATCCGGCGACGCTCTTCGGTCCGGCCGAGCGTGAAACCATCGTCGTGGACGCTGTGCTGTATGTCGATCGCATGTTGCCGGAAATCATCGTCACCCGGACCCGCACGGCCGATGCGGTGGCGACCGGGGACGCCACCTCGGTGAATGATGCCGAAGTCACCGTCATACAAGGCCTTGCGGAGTACAGGTACGCGAGTGTCGGTCACCGGGGCCGCTACCTCCCGCCGCCCGGTGCGCCGAGGGTACTTCCCAATACCGAGTACCGGCTTCGCGTGCGTGCGCTGGGCGGAGAAGTCCGCGGGGTCACGAGCACACCGGATCCCCTGGTCATCGATGAGATCGCCGTCCTCGAAGAGCCGTCCATGGAGGTTATCCGCCGTCTGGATCCCGATTCAGCCGAAGAGAACAGGATCACGTATCGGGAGGGGCTGATCGAGGTCCGTTTCGATCCGCTCGACGTGGAAGCCTACCAGGTGATCGTCCTGGAACCCGGTTTCGAAGACGGAGGTTCTCCTCCCCTGGAAGCACGGGACGGCCGGCTGCTGCTGCCCTGGTTCGCCATCGGCTCGTCCGGAGAACACAAAGTCGAAGTGTACGCGCTGGACCGGAACCTGTTCGATTTCCTCAGAAGCGTGGAGGCCTCCGGACAGAACGCCTTCGGCTTCGGCAGCCTGGCGGGCGATACCTTCGAAAGACCGGTTTTCAATCTCGACGGCGGGATCGGCGTATTCGGTTCGGCCTCCCTGGATTCCTTCGGCTTCTTCGTCATTCCGGAAAGTTGA
- a CDS encoding 4-hydroxybenzoate octaprenyltransferase, which yields MNQKSPSPLSAIGSVVVFGRMIKLSHSVFALPFAMAGVALAARSHGVEGLQLVWIVIAMVSARSAAMGFNRLADRVMDGKNPRTWDRALPKGRIAPRAVTLIVGACCALFVFSAYQLNELCFQLSPIALLVILSYSYFKRFTWATHLVLGLALAIAPVGAWIAVTGAFDPAMLWLAAAVLTWVAGFDIIYACQDYEFDVAQGVHSIPRRFGIRPALVAARVLHAATVVFLLAVHQVFDLHALYLCGTVLATGMLVYEHTLVKPDDLSKIDVAFFNTNGLVSVVFFVFLLGDILWPI from the coding sequence ATGAATCAGAAGTCGCCATCGCCCCTGTCCGCGATCGGATCGGTGGTCGTATTCGGCAGGATGATCAAGCTCTCCCACAGCGTATTTGCGCTGCCCTTCGCTATGGCCGGCGTGGCCCTGGCCGCCCGGAGTCATGGGGTCGAAGGGCTGCAACTGGTGTGGATCGTCATCGCCATGGTGTCCGCCCGGAGCGCGGCCATGGGCTTCAACCGGCTCGCGGACCGTGTGATGGACGGGAAGAACCCCCGTACGTGGGACCGGGCTTTGCCGAAGGGACGGATCGCGCCCCGCGCCGTTACCCTTATCGTGGGCGCGTGCTGCGCGCTGTTCGTCTTTTCCGCCTACCAGCTCAACGAACTTTGCTTCCAGCTGTCGCCGATCGCCCTGCTGGTGATCCTGTCGTACTCCTATTTCAAACGGTTCACCTGGGCCACCCACCTGGTCCTGGGCCTCGCCCTCGCCATAGCGCCGGTGGGGGCGTGGATCGCCGTGACCGGCGCCTTCGATCCCGCGATGCTCTGGCTGGCGGCGGCCGTGTTGACCTGGGTGGCGGGCTTTGATATAATATACGCCTGCCAGGACTACGAATTCGACGTCGCGCAGGGCGTCCACTCGATACCGCGCCGCTTCGGGATCCGGCCGGCTTTGGTGGCGGCCCGCGTGCTCCACGCGGCCACGGTCGTGTTCCTGCTGGCCGTCCATCAGGTTTTCGATCTGCACGCGCTTTATCTGTGCGGCACCGTACTGGCAACCGGGATGCTGGTCTACGAACACACGCTGGTCAAGCCGGACGACCTTTCGAAGATCGATGTCGCCTTCTTCAACACGAACGGCCTGGTCAGTGTGGTCTTTTTCGTTTTCCTGCTGGGCGATATCCTGTGGCCGATATGA
- a CDS encoding ubiquinone/menaquinone biosynthesis methyltransferase encodes MSTADEKSRHIRRMFDRIGHRYDLLNRLLSGYGDVRWRRAAVRALNTSADDLLLDVGIGTGDLALEALKGRRKPRLIVGVDAAMGMMRIGRKKSAHPAGRTIRFVGGSAEALPLRSGVFDGAMVAFGVRNFTDRAAGLRCIRRVLKPGGRLVVLELSVPRYPVIRQLYRLYAVHAIPWIGGVISGDADAYRYLQVSVEAFPERERFRSLMEDAGFVDTGWRDLTLGVATVYWGDKRS; translated from the coding sequence ATGAGTACCGCAGACGAAAAGTCCCGGCACATCCGGCGCATGTTCGATCGCATCGGGCACCGGTACGACCTGCTCAACCGCCTGCTGAGCGGATATGGCGATGTCCGGTGGCGCAGGGCCGCGGTCCGCGCGCTGAACACGTCGGCGGACGACCTGCTGCTCGATGTGGGCATCGGCACGGGCGACCTGGCGCTGGAAGCGCTGAAGGGCCGGCGGAAGCCGCGGTTGATCGTGGGGGTGGACGCGGCGATGGGGATGATGCGGATCGGCCGGAAGAAGTCGGCACATCCCGCGGGGCGGACCATCCGGTTCGTCGGGGGAAGCGCCGAAGCCCTACCCCTGCGGTCCGGGGTCTTCGACGGCGCGATGGTGGCGTTCGGCGTGCGCAACTTCACCGACCGCGCCGCGGGTCTGCGGTGCATCCGGCGCGTATTGAAGCCCGGCGGCAGGCTGGTGGTGCTGGAGCTTTCCGTTCCCCGTTATCCGGTGATCCGCCAGTTGTACCGGCTCTACGCCGTACACGCCATACCCTGGATCGGCGGCGTGATCTCGGGAGACGCGGACGCTTACCGGTACCTGCAGGTTTCGGTGGAAGCGTTCCCGGAGCGGGAGCGTTTCCGATCGCTCATGGAGGACGCGGGTTTCGTGGACACGGGCTGGCGTGACCTTACGCTGGGGGTAGCCACGGTCTACTGGGGGGACAAGCGGTCATGA
- a CDS encoding UbiX family flavin prenyltransferase produces MKHVIVAVTGASGGLYALRLLRALLAGGHRVSVVLSGFGRYVLREETGLGTGGDLQDGLADLYGDQVKKGTLAEFKIGDLAASIASGSVRTDGMVVIPCSMKTLSAIAHGTSSSLIERAADVTLKEARPLVLVPRETPLNVIHLRNLLAAAEAGARIVPAMPAFYQKPSSFDDLADFIAGRVLNLLGIEQNLFTPWDTPSGEGESAE; encoded by the coding sequence ATGAAACATGTCATCGTCGCCGTCACCGGCGCCAGCGGCGGACTGTACGCGCTCAGGCTCCTGCGCGCTTTGTTGGCCGGCGGCCACCGGGTCAGCGTCGTGCTGTCCGGCTTCGGCCGGTACGTACTCAGGGAAGAAACCGGCCTGGGGACGGGCGGCGACCTGCAGGACGGGCTGGCCGACCTCTACGGCGACCAGGTGAAGAAGGGCACGCTCGCGGAATTCAAGATCGGGGACCTGGCGGCTTCGATCGCGAGCGGGTCGGTACGCACCGACGGGATGGTCGTCATACCGTGCTCGATGAAGACGCTGTCCGCCATCGCCCATGGTACCTCTTCCTCCCTGATCGAACGGGCCGCGGACGTCACGCTCAAGGAAGCCCGGCCCCTCGTGCTGGTACCCCGGGAAACGCCGTTGAACGTCATCCACCTGCGCAACCTGCTCGCCGCCGCCGAAGCGGGCGCCCGCATTGTGCCGGCCATGCCGGCGTTCTACCAGAAGCCTTCCAGTTTCGACGACCTGGCCGACTTCATAGCAGGACGGGTGCTGAACCTGCTCGGCATCGAACAGAACCTCTTTACCCCCTGGGACACGCCATCCGGCGAAGGGGAGTCCGCGGAATGA
- a CDS encoding endonuclease III: MKDRDIHRVISILEDETSRWTETALTLVAEQTRRDPFRILIGTVLSLRTKDETTAAACERLFGLADTPESMQALPEETVDRAIYPVGFHATKARNILQICEILVEEYRGIVPDEIDTLVTLPGVGRKTANLVVTIGYGKPGICVDTHVHRISNRWGYIDTRNPDQSECALREKLPSEYWIRYNDLLVMYGQNLCKPVSPFCSRCRLSPYCERVGVVKHR; this comes from the coding sequence ATGAAAGACCGGGATATTCACCGGGTGATCTCCATCCTGGAAGACGAGACTTCCAGGTGGACCGAAACGGCGTTGACGCTAGTGGCCGAGCAGACCCGGCGCGATCCGTTCCGCATATTGATCGGCACCGTGCTCAGCCTCCGGACGAAGGACGAGACGACCGCAGCGGCCTGCGAGCGGCTCTTCGGACTGGCCGACACGCCCGAGTCCATGCAGGCCCTGCCGGAGGAAACCGTGGACCGCGCCATCTATCCCGTGGGCTTCCATGCCACGAAGGCGCGCAATATCCTGCAGATCTGCGAGATCCTCGTGGAGGAGTACCGGGGTATCGTGCCGGACGAGATCGACACGCTGGTCACTTTGCCCGGCGTGGGCAGGAAGACGGCAAACCTCGTGGTCACGATCGGTTACGGCAAGCCGGGCATCTGCGTCGACACCCACGTACACCGCATCTCCAACCGCTGGGGGTATATCGACACCCGGAATCCGGACCAGTCGGAGTGTGCCTTGAGAGAGAAGTTGCCTTCCGAATACTGGATCCGGTATAATGACCTGCTCGTCATGTATGGCCAGAACCTGTGCAAGCCCGTTTCGCCTTTCTGCAGCCGCTGCCGCCTGTCGCCGTACTGCGAGCGGGTCGGCGTGGTGAAACACAGGTGA